In Blautia sp. SC05B48, a single genomic region encodes these proteins:
- a CDS encoding PTS system mannose/fructose/sorbose family transporter subunit IID: MSNLTKSIPADERKMLRKAFWRSFTLYAAVSPAKQGASGFCYSLMPFINKFYKNDEEGKKAALTRSMSYFNTTITCSTFIMGLVASMEKKNSEQKDFDASSINAVKSSLMGPLAGIGDSIFWGVLRVIAAGIAVGLGASGNVLAPIVFLLLFNIPSILVKYYGTFLGYKLGSEYIQKVYASGLMNILTKAASIVGLIMVGGMTASMVTFNSTYELTMKGESVLNLQNMLDQIFIGIVPLGLTLLCYYLLKKKNISITVLIIGVIILSIILSLLGIA, translated from the coding sequence ATGAGTAATTTAACGAAATCCATTCCTGCAGATGAAAGAAAAATGCTGAGAAAAGCGTTCTGGCGTTCCTTCACTCTGTATGCGGCAGTAAGCCCGGCAAAACAGGGAGCTTCCGGTTTCTGTTATTCCCTGATGCCGTTTATCAACAAATTTTACAAAAACGATGAGGAGGGCAAAAAAGCAGCCCTCACAAGAAGTATGTCCTATTTCAATACAACCATCACCTGTTCCACTTTCATTATGGGTCTTGTAGCTTCCATGGAGAAGAAAAACAGCGAGCAGAAGGATTTTGATGCAAGCTCTATCAATGCAGTCAAATCCTCTCTGATGGGACCTCTGGCCGGCATCGGTGATTCCATTTTCTGGGGCGTTCTCCGTGTGATCGCGGCCGGGATCGCAGTAGGTCTTGGTGCATCCGGAAACGTTCTGGCACCGATCGTGTTCCTGCTTCTTTTCAACATTCCGTCTATTCTTGTGAAATATTATGGAACATTCCTGGGCTACAAGCTTGGTTCCGAATACATCCAGAAGGTTTATGCAAGCGGTCTTATGAATATCCTGACAAAGGCTGCCAGCATAGTAGGTCTGATCATGGTCGGCGGCATGACTGCCAGCATGGTAACCTTTAATTCTACTTATGAGCTTACCATGAAGGGGGAATCTGTTCTGAACCTCCAGAACATGCTGGACCAGATTTTTATCGGCATCGTTCCTCTTGGACTGACTCTTCTGTGCTACTATCTGCTGAAAAAGAAAAATATCAGCATCACAGTTCTGATCATCGGTGTTATCATCCTTAGTATCATTCTCTCTCTTCTTGGAATTGCATAA
- a CDS encoding PTS mannose/fructose/sorbose/N-acetylgalactosamine transporter subunit IIC yields MLNAFLVALAVFICVGGAELIGFTMLNRPIVIGPLVGLLLGDLHTGVIIGASLEAVFMGVVNIGGASAAEPGIATAVGTAFAIMLGKGSEVALTLALPIGILGLQIKTVLYIFIVGMFAKTFDRLAAEGKEKQIVALHYGLWAVNWFLYSLFAFFGILFGSDAVSALLDAIPDVVMNGLTVCGGLLPAVGMAMLMKMLWDNKICMFYFLGFVLAAYLKLPLIALAVIGVIIAISIGMNDYKLNQLAAQRVAASPAGGSDEYLDEEEEEFFS; encoded by the coding sequence ATGTTAAATGCATTTCTTGTAGCACTTGCCGTATTTATCTGTGTCGGCGGTGCAGAGCTGATCGGATTTACCATGCTGAACCGTCCGATCGTCATCGGACCGCTGGTAGGTCTGTTGCTTGGAGATCTTCATACAGGAGTTATCATCGGAGCTTCATTGGAAGCTGTATTCATGGGAGTTGTAAATATCGGCGGTGCTTCTGCGGCAGAGCCCGGAATCGCCACAGCTGTAGGAACTGCTTTTGCCATCATGCTTGGCAAAGGCTCTGAGGTTGCCCTGACACTGGCACTTCCTATCGGTATCCTTGGTCTTCAGATCAAAACAGTTCTTTATATCTTTATTGTAGGTATGTTTGCAAAAACCTTTGACCGCCTGGCAGCAGAAGGAAAAGAAAAACAGATCGTTGCTCTTCACTATGGGCTCTGGGCTGTAAACTGGTTTTTATATTCTCTGTTTGCATTCTTCGGGATCCTGTTCGGATCTGACGCAGTCAGCGCACTTCTGGATGCCATCCCGGATGTTGTTATGAATGGTCTGACAGTTTGCGGCGGACTTCTTCCGGCAGTAGGTATGGCAATGCTGATGAAGATGCTCTGGGACAACAAGATCTGTATGTTTTATTTCCTGGGCTTTGTTCTTGCAGCATACTTAAAGCTTCCGCTGATCGCCCTTGCCGTGATCGGTGTGATCATTGCCATTTCCATTGGTATGAACGATTACAAGCTGAACCAGCTTGCGGCACAGAGAGTGGCAGCTTCACCAGCCGGTGGTTCTGACGAATATCTTGATGAAGAAGAGGAGGAATTTTTCTCATGA
- a CDS encoding PTS mannose/fructose/sorbose transporter subunit IIAB, with amino-acid sequence MKQILIATHGKMASGIRYTAELIVGKMDEITTIDAYVTPEDNVEKKFEEYFAQHENDRIFVFTDLMGGSVNQKLLGYSQKENVTLITGTNLPVLMQVMMADDDVTEEEIQEFIDDAREELQMVDLGGGKKSTSEKNAEEDTAQGIENTAQISEGAASYAKKSAPKKALAPQSYDNSTAKITALRVDDRLIHGQVAMTWTKQLAVQGIVVANDEAANDNTQKMALKMAVPGGIKSLIKPVDEAIRILNNPKASRMRILVLTRTVKDALKIRQSVGEIGFLNVGNTGRFDGIDVSEKLVLTPTIMLTKAEQQALKELVALDPKACMQQVPNDEQKLVKDVLDKLD; translated from the coding sequence ATGAAACAGATTCTGATCGCCACACATGGAAAAATGGCCTCCGGCATTCGTTATACAGCAGAGCTGATCGTTGGAAAAATGGATGAGATCACAACCATCGACGCATATGTGACACCGGAAGACAATGTGGAGAAAAAGTTTGAAGAATATTTCGCACAGCATGAAAACGACAGGATTTTCGTTTTCACAGATCTGATGGGAGGAAGCGTAAATCAGAAGCTTCTGGGATACAGCCAGAAAGAAAATGTCACACTGATCACAGGAACCAACCTTCCGGTCCTGATGCAGGTCATGATGGCAGATGACGATGTGACAGAGGAGGAGATCCAGGAGTTCATCGATGATGCCAGAGAAGAGCTTCAGATGGTAGACCTTGGCGGTGGAAAGAAATCCACATCTGAAAAAAATGCTGAAGAAGATACTGCACAGGGTATCGAAAATACTGCGCAGATTTCAGAAGGTGCTGCATCGTATGCAAAAAAATCCGCACCGAAAAAAGCTCTGGCTCCCCAGTCCTATGACAATTCCACAGCAAAGATCACCGCACTTCGTGTAGATGACCGTCTGATCCACGGACAGGTTGCCATGACCTGGACCAAACAGCTGGCTGTACAGGGAATCGTGGTAGCTAACGACGAGGCAGCTAACGATAACACCCAGAAGATGGCATTGAAAATGGCCGTACCGGGCGGAATCAAATCGCTGATCAAACCGGTGGATGAAGCCATTCGTATTTTAAACAATCCGAAGGCATCCAGGATGCGTATTCTGGTTCTGACAAGAACGGTAAAGGATGCTCTGAAGATAAGACAAAGTGTTGGTGAGATCGGATTCCTCAATGTAGGAAATACGGGACGTTTTGATGGAATCGATGTTTCCGAGAAGCTTGTCCTGACCCCGACTATCATGCTGACAAAAGCAGAACAGCAGGCACTGAAAGAGCTGGTGGCTCTTGATCCGAAGGCCTGTATGCAGCAGGTACCCAATGATGAGCAGAAGCTTGTGAAGGATGTACTGGACAAGCTTGACTGA
- a CDS encoding LacI family DNA-binding transcriptional regulator, whose product MATIKEIAQRAGVSTTTVSNVIHGKTKKVSPANIQKIENLIREMGYVQKMGLRVLNKEKSQLIAVVINYHKDFKDSIIGDPFYGKIIGFIEKYVQELGYYLMLYSAKDTDKIFQMVMGWDVDGVIAISFSKSNCEKIYQLINKPIVSIDAYGELDAGQENHVLNIGLDDESGGYLMTKYLLECGYEHIQVCAGRDNGVDHLRYMGAQRAAKDFAKKKQKVQFTALGMNYAKRKESYAWLLQRKKPKAALFFLSDLYALEAISFFSSRGVKIPEEIGIAGYDNISYAEFSVPRLTTISQNVEQKASLAVEILMERINGVEKERENEIMLPVTLIPRRSVQPQHEEK is encoded by the coding sequence ATGGCAACGATTAAGGAAATCGCGCAAAGAGCAGGCGTGAGTACAACAACTGTTTCCAACGTCATACATGGAAAAACAAAAAAAGTATCTCCTGCCAATATTCAGAAGATCGAGAATCTTATCCGGGAGATGGGGTATGTCCAGAAAATGGGACTGAGAGTTCTGAATAAAGAAAAATCCCAGCTGATCGCAGTTGTGATCAATTATCATAAAGACTTCAAGGATTCTATCATCGGAGATCCTTTTTATGGAAAGATCATCGGTTTTATCGAGAAATACGTGCAGGAACTGGGATATTATCTGATGCTGTATTCTGCAAAGGATACAGATAAGATATTCCAGATGGTCATGGGTTGGGATGTAGATGGTGTTATTGCCATTTCCTTCAGCAAAAGCAACTGCGAAAAAATCTATCAGCTGATCAACAAACCGATCGTTTCTATTGATGCATACGGTGAGCTTGATGCAGGCCAGGAAAACCATGTCCTGAATATCGGACTGGACGACGAAAGTGGCGGCTATCTCATGACAAAATATCTTCTGGAATGCGGCTATGAGCATATCCAGGTTTGTGCAGGCCGTGATAATGGTGTGGATCATCTTCGTTACATGGGCGCTCAGCGGGCGGCGAAGGATTTTGCAAAGAAAAAGCAGAAGGTGCAGTTTACTGCTCTTGGAATGAACTACGCCAAACGAAAAGAAAGCTATGCGTGGCTGCTCCAGCGGAAAAAACCAAAGGCCGCACTGTTTTTCCTGTCGGACCTCTATGCATTGGAGGCTATCAGCTTTTTCAGCAGTCGTGGAGTAAAGATTCCGGAGGAGATCGGAATTGCAGGATACGATAACATCAGCTATGCGGAATTTTCCGTGCCTCGTCTGACTACTATCAGCCAGAATGTGGAGCAGAAGGCGTCTCTTGCAGTGGAAATTCTAATGGAACGGATCAATGGAGTGGAAAAAGAGCGTGAAAATGAGATCATGCTTCCGGTCACGCTGATCCCCAGGAGATCTGTACAGCCGCAGCATGAGGAAAAGTAA
- the trxB gene encoding thioredoxin-disulfide reductase, with protein MSDIYDLAILGGGPAGITAAIYASRARLNTIWIDKNFAPGGQVTATYEVDNYPGMPGMSGMDLGEAFGEHARKLGLEPQREKILSLENISGEIKTIRTKKHEYQAKALILAFGAEHRKLDIPGEDDLSGLGVSYCATCDGAFYKDRTAVVVGGGNVAAEDAVFLSGLCERVYLVHRRDALRADQALQEKVFACENIEMVWDSVPLEILGQDEVTGLKIRNIKTNEERELTAEGVFIAVGIVPNTTLVKDQLKLDENGYICAGEEGVTSAPGVFAAGDIRTKALRQIVTAVSDGANAVASAQKYLWRKDNGND; from the coding sequence ATGAGTGATATTTATGATCTTGCAATTTTAGGCGGAGGCCCGGCAGGGATCACGGCGGCGATCTATGCGTCCAGGGCCAGGTTAAATACCATATGGATCGATAAAAACTTTGCACCGGGCGGCCAGGTCACAGCTACCTATGAGGTGGATAATTATCCGGGAATGCCGGGGATGTCGGGCATGGATCTCGGAGAAGCCTTCGGGGAGCATGCCCGGAAGCTGGGATTGGAACCGCAGCGAGAGAAGATCCTTTCCCTGGAAAATATTTCCGGAGAGATCAAGACGATTCGTACAAAAAAGCATGAATATCAGGCGAAAGCCCTGATCCTTGCATTTGGGGCAGAGCACCGGAAGCTGGATATCCCGGGAGAGGATGATCTGAGCGGCCTTGGTGTTTCCTACTGCGCTACCTGTGACGGAGCTTTTTATAAGGATCGGACCGCAGTGGTAGTGGGGGGAGGAAACGTGGCAGCAGAGGATGCAGTTTTTCTTTCCGGCCTCTGTGAAAGGGTATATCTTGTTCATCGCCGTGATGCGCTTCGAGCAGATCAGGCACTTCAGGAGAAAGTCTTTGCCTGTGAGAATATAGAAATGGTGTGGGACAGTGTTCCCCTTGAGATCCTGGGACAGGATGAAGTGACCGGTCTTAAGATCCGTAATATAAAAACAAATGAAGAGAGGGAATTGACCGCAGAAGGTGTTTTCATTGCTGTGGGGATCGTTCCTAATACGACACTTGTAAAGGACCAGCTCAAGCTGGATGAAAATGGATATATATGTGCAGGAGAAGAGGGTGTTACCAGCGCACCTGGGGTTTTTGCAGCGGGGGATATTCGTACCAAGGCACTTCGCCAGATAGTAACTGCTGTTTCAGACGGAGCCAATGCAGTGGCTTCCGCACAGAAATATCTCTGGAGGAAAGATAATGGCAACGATTAA
- a CDS encoding DUF885 domain-containing protein: protein MSLKIRKNKSPIFITLLLILALLTGLTAGYFSAHGITENGKFEAFSRKVFQNEVSGSTLTLHYTLAHPGKQGIRRKKASLGTIPTDMKNTYQICSQYEKKLKSFRYSRLSTENQLTLDSMLLYYHTEKSLGDNYLLQEPLGPSLGIQAQLPVLLAEYAFYEERDITDYLTLLTTIRPYFRSILEFEKKKSEAGFFMSDTTLDRILAQCSSFIRNPDNSYMLNIFQKKLSEYGKLSVSEQNALILTHQNLMKTEVIPAYQELMTGLEALRGTGKNTRGLTYFKGGKAYYLYLLQSQTGSYVPVKQMEKRLSRQLSDEIGIAGTMLRQNPELLTTLSRGITFKKMKPARMLNALQQKIQTDFPPLTDVTFELRTVHDSMKEYLSPAFYLTPPVDTGTPNVIYINPAASYQGLELFTTLAHEGFPGHLYQTVTFQRQNSSNIRNLLCTSGFAEGWATYIEPYAYQYAADYIQDPSATELARISWLNRSINLCMYSLLDIEIHYNGWTQAEAASFLKAFGIEDSAVVSEIYQYILETPGNYLKYYWGYLSLLDLRTSEQNRLGQDFDLKAFHSQVLKIGGVQFPVLEKYIDAELNSIFYSNPAKNNS, encoded by the coding sequence ATGTCTCTTAAAATCAGGAAAAATAAATCTCCTATTTTCATCACTCTGCTTCTTATCCTGGCACTTCTCACCGGCCTTACTGCCGGTTATTTTTCCGCTCACGGGATCACAGAAAACGGAAAATTCGAAGCTTTTTCCAGAAAAGTTTTTCAAAATGAAGTTTCCGGCAGCACCCTTACCCTCCATTATACCCTGGCACATCCGGGAAAACAGGGCATCCGGCGAAAAAAAGCTTCTCTTGGCACTATCCCCACAGATATGAAAAATACATACCAGATCTGCAGCCAGTACGAAAAAAAACTGAAATCCTTCCGCTACAGCCGTCTTTCCACGGAAAATCAACTGACACTGGACTCCATGCTCCTCTATTACCACACAGAAAAATCACTGGGTGACAATTATCTGCTTCAGGAACCCCTTGGTCCAAGTCTTGGTATTCAGGCTCAGCTTCCGGTGCTTCTGGCGGAATATGCCTTTTATGAAGAACGTGATATCACCGACTATCTCACTCTTCTCACCACCATCCGCCCATACTTTCGGAGTATCCTGGAATTTGAGAAAAAGAAATCCGAAGCTGGTTTTTTTATGAGTGATACCACGCTGGACCGGATCCTGGCACAATGCAGTTCTTTTATCCGAAACCCCGACAACAGCTATATGCTGAATATCTTTCAGAAAAAACTCTCCGAATACGGAAAGCTTTCCGTGTCAGAGCAGAACGCTCTGATCCTGACTCACCAAAATCTTATGAAAACAGAAGTCATCCCAGCCTATCAGGAACTTATGACCGGTCTGGAAGCTTTACGCGGCACAGGAAAAAACACTCGTGGCCTGACTTATTTCAAGGGAGGAAAAGCCTACTATCTCTATCTTCTTCAGAGTCAGACCGGCTCTTACGTTCCTGTAAAGCAAATGGAAAAACGACTCTCCAGACAGCTTTCCGACGAGATCGGCATCGCAGGAACCATGCTTCGACAAAACCCAGAGCTTCTGACTACTCTCAGCCGGGGAATCACTTTCAAAAAAATGAAGCCTGCCCGGATGCTGAATGCCTTACAGCAGAAGATCCAAACAGACTTCCCACCTCTCACAGATGTCACCTTTGAGCTCCGCACAGTCCACGATTCCATGAAAGAATATCTAAGCCCCGCCTTTTATCTCACCCCACCTGTGGATACCGGAACCCCCAATGTGATCTACATAAATCCGGCTGCCAGTTACCAGGGTCTGGAGCTTTTTACCACACTGGCACATGAAGGATTCCCGGGGCATCTTTACCAGACTGTCACCTTCCAGCGCCAAAATTCCTCCAACATCCGAAATCTTCTCTGCACCTCCGGCTTTGCGGAAGGATGGGCCACCTACATTGAACCCTATGCCTACCAGTACGCCGCCGATTATATTCAGGATCCTTCTGCCACAGAGCTTGCCAGGATCTCCTGGCTGAACCGAAGCATCAATTTATGCATGTACTCCCTTCTGGACATTGAGATCCATTACAACGGCTGGACTCAGGCCGAAGCTGCCAGCTTTCTGAAAGCCTTTGGTATCGAAGACAGCGCCGTTGTCTCCGAGATCTACCAGTATATCCTGGAAACCCCGGGAAATTATCTGAAATACTACTGGGGCTACTTAAGCCTTCTGGACTTACGCACTTCCGAACAGAACCGCCTTGGCCAGGACTTTGATCTGAAAGCTTTCCACAGCCAGGTACTGAAGATCGGTGGTGTACAGTTCCCGGTGCTGGAGAAGTATATTGATGCGGAATTGAATTCCATTTTTTATTCCAACCCGGCAAAAAACAATTCATAA
- a CDS encoding acyl-CoA thioesterase, producing MSDFYRREDTDMGVYRRKAQYHETDQMGIIHHSNYVKWMEEARIDFMKELGFGYGEVEKRGIVSPVAGVSVSYKKPVLFDDVVEISVSVKKYSGVVLELAYEFFNVTRSEVCTEASSKHCFTRNGELVSLKKEIPELDVLFRSCVKGD from the coding sequence ATGTCAGATTTTTACAGAAGAGAGGATACAGACATGGGTGTTTACAGGCGTAAGGCACAGTATCATGAGACGGATCAGATGGGGATCATCCATCATTCCAATTATGTGAAATGGATGGAAGAGGCCCGGATCGATTTCATGAAGGAGTTGGGCTTTGGTTATGGTGAGGTGGAGAAGCGGGGAATTGTTTCTCCGGTTGCAGGGGTTTCGGTTTCTTATAAGAAGCCGGTGCTTTTTGATGATGTAGTGGAGATTTCAGTTTCGGTGAAGAAGTACAGTGGTGTGGTTCTGGAGCTGGCTTATGAGTTTTTTAATGTGACCAGAAGTGAGGTTTGTACAGAAGCTTCCTCGAAGCATTGTTTTACCAGGAATGGGGAGCTGGTTTCTCTGAAAAAGGAGATTCCGGAACTGGATGTGCTGTTCAGAAGCTGTGTGAAGGGGGATTGA
- a CDS encoding CapA family protein, with protein MKFPPNINIPDSLKGVFKKSSTPDPLREPRRNPKDNIPLNFRERSNARVSLMASVIVLAILVLFFNQLDYRLIRKPAIDAQKKAAAAKTKADQEAADTTAETTTASVIAVGDNLYHQSLIDAGASSDGNWNYDKIYTHIQDAIKDADIKMIDQETVFTTDHDSVSSYPSFATPTEVGDAIIKAGFNVVESANNHIDDFGEGFLTDTLNFWKTKYPDVTLLGIHDSQEDADTVKIREINGIKIAFLDYTYGTNVGGIEGKDYMIDMIRKDKITAMIQKAKKQADCIIFVAHWGTEGETMPNEYEKQWAAYLMEQGVNVIIGGHPHVLQPYGRLTDDKGNETVVFYSLGNFVSTQQKLEELLGGMAKFTIQKTVQNGKTSIEILTPTVEPLVMHYNSDAGEFGPYMLSDYTEELASQNGVQSYIGSGVFTLDNLKKKFNEIMSMNVTPSTGTNLLDVTIDTDLNMIDASGNIVEDTDSITAEKYYADKGIDITSEDFNSADNNSGSTDDSSDDGSYDDGSYDDGSYDDGSYDDGSYDDGSYDDGSYDDGSYDDSEE; from the coding sequence ATGAAATTTCCACCCAACATCAACATCCCCGACTCCCTCAAAGGAGTCTTCAAAAAAAGCTCCACCCCGGATCCCCTCAGAGAACCCCGGCGCAACCCCAAGGACAACATTCCCCTGAACTTCCGCGAACGCAGCAACGCCCGCGTAAGTCTTATGGCATCCGTCATCGTCCTTGCGATCCTAGTCCTCTTCTTCAATCAGCTGGACTACCGCCTCATCCGCAAACCAGCCATAGACGCACAGAAAAAAGCCGCGGCAGCCAAAACCAAAGCCGATCAGGAAGCAGCCGACACCACTGCCGAAACTACCACCGCCTCCGTCATCGCAGTAGGCGACAACCTCTATCACCAGAGTCTCATCGACGCAGGCGCATCCTCTGACGGCAACTGGAACTACGACAAGATCTACACCCACATCCAGGACGCCATCAAGGACGCAGACATCAAAATGATCGATCAGGAAACCGTCTTCACAACCGACCATGACAGCGTAAGCTCCTACCCATCCTTTGCAACACCCACAGAAGTAGGAGACGCCATTATAAAAGCCGGATTCAACGTAGTAGAATCCGCCAACAACCACATTGATGACTTCGGAGAGGGCTTCCTCACAGACACACTGAACTTCTGGAAAACCAAATATCCGGATGTCACACTTCTGGGAATCCACGATTCCCAGGAAGATGCCGACACCGTAAAGATCCGCGAAATAAACGGTATCAAGATTGCATTTCTGGATTACACCTACGGTACAAACGTAGGCGGCATTGAAGGAAAAGACTACATGATCGACATGATCCGCAAAGACAAGATCACAGCCATGATCCAGAAAGCAAAAAAGCAGGCCGACTGTATCATCTTTGTAGCACACTGGGGTACCGAAGGCGAAACCATGCCAAACGAATATGAAAAACAGTGGGCAGCCTACCTTATGGAGCAAGGCGTAAATGTCATAATCGGCGGACATCCACATGTACTCCAACCATATGGCCGTCTTACTGATGACAAAGGCAATGAAACTGTAGTCTTCTACTCTCTGGGAAATTTCGTATCCACCCAACAGAAGCTGGAAGAACTTCTCGGCGGAATGGCAAAATTCACCATTCAGAAAACCGTACAGAACGGCAAGACCTCAATTGAGATCCTGACTCCTACAGTGGAACCTCTGGTCATGCATTACAACAGCGATGCCGGTGAATTCGGACCATATATGCTTTCCGATTACACAGAAGAACTTGCATCTCAGAATGGTGTACAGTCATACATTGGTTCCGGTGTATTCACTCTTGACAATCTGAAAAAGAAGTTCAACGAGATCATGTCCATGAATGTCACTCCATCCACAGGAACCAACCTCCTGGATGTGACCATTGACACAGACCTGAACATGATCGATGCATCCGGAAATATCGTAGAAGATACCGACTCCATCACAGCAGAAAAATATTACGCAGATAAAGGCATTGACATCACTTCCGAAGACTTTAACTCTGCTGATAATAACTCAGGCAGCACAGACGACTCCTCGGATGACGGTTCCTACGATGATGGTTCCTATGATGACGGTTCCTACGATGATGGTTCCTATGATGATGGTTCCTACGATGACGGTTCCTACGATGACGGTTCTTACGATGATGGTTCTTACGATGATAGCGAAGAATAG